Part of the Nitrospirota bacterium genome, ATCAGAAAGCACTGAGTATCGAGCAATGAGCAATGAGTAAAATCATTGCCGGGCTTTGGCTTTCTCTCATTGCTTTCAACTCATTGCTCATTGCTTCCTATTATCCCTTAACCTTTGCCACGATCTGCTCAGATATGTTCCGTGGTGCCTCTTCATATCTTGCAAACTGCATTGTAAATGTAGCGCGACCCTGTGTGAGAGACCTGAGATCAGTTGCGTAACCAAACATCTCCGACAATGGCGCCTCAGCAGTTATGATCTGCGCTGCAGACCTTGGCCGAACGCCCTGAATCCTTCCCCTCCTGGAGTTGATATCACCAATTACATCCCCCATATATTCTTCCGGCACAGTAACCTCCAGGGACATAACAGGCTCAAGCAATACAGGATTGGCTTTCCTTGCGCCATCTTTAAAAGCCATAGAACCGGCGATCTTAAAGGCCATCTCCGATGAATCCACGTCATGATACGACCCATCAAACAACGAAACCTTAATATCAACAACAGGATATCCTGCGAGGACGCCTGAATCGAGCGCCTCCCTGATACCCTTCTCTACCGCAGGTATATATTCCCTTGGAATAGATCCCCCGACAATCTTATTTTCAAAGACAAAACCATCTCCGGGCGCCTGAGGCTCCACGGTAATCCATACATGACCATACTGTCCGCGGCCGCCTGTCTGCCTGATATACTTGCCTTCGCTCTCAACCTTACCCCTGATGGTCTCCCTGTATGCAACCTGAGGCTTGCCGACATTTGCCTCTACCTTAAACTCCCTCAGCAACCTGTCAACAATAATCTCAAGATGCAGTTCCCCCATTCCTGAGATTATCGTCTGACCGGTCTCTTCATCAGACTTAATCCTGAATGACGGATCTTCCTGCGCAAGCTTTTGCAGAGAGACCCCCATCCTTTCCTGATCAGTCTTTGTCTTGGGCTCTATCGCAATACCAATAACCGGTTCAGGAAATTCCATCCTCTCAAGTATGACCGGCTTATCCTTGTCACAAAGCGTATCCCCGGTCGTGGTATTTTTCAAACCAACCGCCGCCGCAATCTCGCCGGCATAGACAGCCTTTATTTCCTCTCTTTTATTTGCATGCATCTTGAGGATACGACCAATCCTCTCTGTTGTATCCTTGGTTGAATTATAAACATAAGAACCGGAATTTAAAACACCGGAGTAAACCCTGAAATATGTCAGCTGCCCCACGAACGGGTCCGTCATAATCTTAAAAGCAAGAGCGGAGAAAGGCTCACTGTCATCTGATTTTCTCTCAACCTCTGCATTTGTCTTTGGATCAATTCCCTTTACAGGCGGCAGATCCAGCGGTGACGGCAAGTAGGCCGATATAGCATCAAGCAGCAACTGAACACCCTTATTCTTAAACGAAGATCCGCAAAGTACAGGGGTAATTTTCATCTGGATAGTCCCCCTGCGCAGCGCAGCCCTGATTTCATCCGGCGTGACCTCTTCACCTGCAATATACTTCTCCATCACGCTCTCATCACAATCTGCCAGCTTCTCGATCATCTTATCCCTGTATTCCTGTGCCAGATCACGCAGCTCCTCAGGTATCTCATCAACCACATATTTTGCCCCAAGCGTCTCATCATCAAAGTAGACAGCATTCATCGAAATCAGATCAACAGGCCCCCTGAATGTACCCTCTGCCCCAATTGGTATCTGAACAGGCACCGGATTTGCCCCAAGCCTCCCTACCATTGACTTGACACTCTCAAAGAAATCAGCGCCAATTTTATCCATCTTATTAATAAAGGCGATCCTTGGAACGTCATACTTGTCCGCCTGCCTCCAGACCGTCTCAGACTGAGGCTCAACACCCTGCCCTGCATCAAATATGGCAACGGCGCCATCAAGAACCCTCAGTGACCTCTCCACCTCAATCGTAAAATCCACATGACCGGGGGTATCAATAATATTAATGCGAATATCCTTCCAGAAGCAGGTTGTTGCTGCCGACGTGATAGTAATACCACGCTCTTTCTCCTGCTCCATCCAGTCCATAGTAGCAGTGCCTTCATCCACCTCACCAATCTTGTATGATGCGCCCGTATAATATAGTATACGCTCAGTTGACGTAGTCTTGCCTGCATCAATATGAGCCATAATACCTATATTACGCGTTTTATCTAATGAATATTGCCTTGACACCCAATCCTCCTGATAATAGCTCAATAAAAGACATTTCTTACGCTATTATGCTGTCACAATCCGTTACTACCACCTGTAGTGGGCAAATGCCTTATTTGCCTCGGCCATCCTGTGTGTGTCTTCCTTCTTCTTTACTGCCCCGCCTGTCCCGTTTGCAGCATCCATGATCTCTGCCGCAAGCTTTTCACACATGTTTCGCCCTGACCGCGCCCTTGCATATGAGACAATCCACCTGATTGCAAGCGCATTACGCCTCGGAGTCCTTATATCAACAGGCACCTGATATGAAGCGCCTCCCACTCTGCGTGACTTGACCTCAACAACAGGCTTTACATTATCCATAGCCGCCCGGAAAATCTTTACAGGGTCCACAGCAGCGGTCTTTTCCTTAATAGCATCAAGCGCCCCGTAAAATATTCCTTCAGCAACGCTTTTTCTCCCATCTTTCATAATAATACTGACAATCTTGGAAACCAGGACATCATTGTACTTTAAATCCGGCCTTGTTTCCCTTTGTTTTACCCATCCATGCCTTGGCATTTCAATACCTCTCCACGTTATTACTTGGGTGTCTTGGCCCCATACTTTGAACGGCCCCTTTTTCTGTTCTGAACACCGGCAGAATCAAGAGTCCCCCTGACTATATGATATCTCACACCAGGCAAATCCTTTACCCTTCCACCCCTCACAAGAACAATCGAATGTTCCTGCAGGTTATGCCCCTCGCCTGGTATATATGCAGTTACCTCCATGCCATTGGTCAGCCTCACCCTCGCAACTTTCCGCAATGCAGAATTTGGTTTCTTTGGTGTTGACGTATAGACCCTGATACAAACACCCCTCTTCTGGGGACTTGACTTCAGCGCTGGGCTTTTGGTCTTGCTTTTAACCTTTGTCCTGCCCTTACGGACCAACTGATTTATAGTCGGCACTGTCTCTCCTTCTTGAATTTACAAAAAAAGCTATTTCTCACCAAAACTTTGCAATTCTAATAGAATGTAACATGTTTGTCAAGAGCTTTTTCCGGCATTTTCATGAATTCTCTCTTGGCATATCAGATTCTCTCTTACTTACAGACATGATATACGATTCTCTGTAAAAGGGAAGCCCCGTACCTGACGGGATTAACCTCCCTACTATAACATTTTCCTTGAGTCCGAGAAGTTCATCTACCTTGCCGCTGACCGCCGCCTCTGTGAGCACCCTTGTGGTCTCCTGGAATGAGGCTGCTGAAATAAAGCTGTCAGTAGTCAATGCTGCCTTGGTTATTCCCATTAATACAGGCATACCGATTGCCGGTTTCCCTCCATTTTTTACTACCCGCTCGTTTTCCTCTTCAAATGCAAACTTGTCAACCTGGCTTCCAATGAGGAAATCCGTATCTCCGGTGTCCTCAATCTTGACCTTCTTCAGCATCTGTCTGACAATAACTTCTATATGTTTGTCATTAATTGTTACACCCTGCAGCCTGTATACCTGCTGAATCTCGTCTACCAGATATTTTTGCAGTTCTTTTGGCCCGAGGATGCTCAGAATGTCCTGGGGGTTGGCAGAACCATCCATGAGAGGTTCCCCTGCCATGACCCAGTCACCTTCATGAACATTTATATGTTTACCCTTGGGGATAAAGTACTCTTTGGTGTCGCCTGATTCATTCTTTACAATCACCCTTCTCATACCTTTAACATAACCGCCGAATTCGACAACCCCGTCAATCTCACTTATAACTGCCTGCTCCTTCGGTTTTCTGGTCTCAAAAAGCTCTGCTACCCTCGGCAGGCCTCCCGTAATATCTTTTGTCTTGGTGATCTCGCGCGGAATCTTGGCCAGTACATCGCCAGGATGGACGACATTGCCTTTCTCGACTACTATGTGAGCCCCTGTAGGGAGCAAATATCTTGCAACAGCGCTTGCACCCGGAATCTTGACTGTCTTATTCGCATCATCTTTGATTGAAATTCTGGGCCTTAATGAAGTGCCCTGGAAATCAACAATGACCTTTCTGGAAAGACCGGTAACTTCATCCACATCTTCTTTCATTGTTACGCCATCAACAATGTCTCCGAACGCAATCTTTCCGCCGACTTCTGTAAGGATTGGCATGGAATGCGGGTCCCACTCCACCAGTTTCTGACCTCCCCTGACTTTCTGATTGTCAGCCACCTTTAACCTCGCACCATAAACTACCGAATATTTTTCCTTTTCTCTTCCCTCTTCATCATAGATAATGATCTTGCCATTCCTGTTCATGGCGACCGAGTCGCCTTCCTTGTTTTTCACCGTATTGAGATTCATGTACTTTATTATGCCGCCGTTCTTTGCCTCGAGCACGGTCTGCTCCACAACCTTGCTTGCAGTACCTCCTATATGGAACGTTCTCATGGTAAGCTGAGTTCCGGGCTCTCCAATGGACTGGGCTGCTATGATTCCTACAGACTCGCCTATATCAACAAGCGTACCCCTTCCAAGGTCCCTTCCATAACATTTTATACATACACCTCGCCTCGACTGGCAGGTGAGCACAGAGCGTATCAGCACTTTGTCTATACCAGCTTCTACTATAGCTGCAACCCTTTCCTCATTAATCTCCTCACGTGCAGGGACAATCACGTCATTTGTTATGGGGTCCCTGATATCATCAACCGGGATACGGCCAAGAATCCTCTCCTCGATAGGCTCAATAATCTCACCACCCTCTACAAGAGGAGTTACAAAGATGCCATCCTGACTCTGGCAGTCAATTTCTGTTATAATCACATCCTGAGCAACATCTACCAGCCTTCTTGTCAGGTAACCGGAATTAGCGGTCTTGAGCGCGGTATCTGCCAACCCCTTTCTCGCACCATGTGTCGAGATAAAGTACTGCATTACAGTCAACCCTTCACGGAAGTTTGCAGTAATAGGTGTTTCAATAATCTCACCGGATGGCTTGGCCATCAATCCTCTCATGCCGCCGAGCTGTCTTATCTGCTGGGTGCTTCCTCTTGCACCTGAATCAGCCATCATGAAGATCGAATTAAAGGCGCGCTTTTCTTCACTGCTGCCGCCAAGCTCCCTCATCATCTCCACAGTAACCATCTCAGTAACATGTGCCCATATATCAATAACCTTGTTATACCTCTCACCCTTGGTTATCAGACCCTCTGAGTACTGCTGTTCAACTTCAGCTATTTCCTTGTTTGCATCATCGATTATCGCAGCCTTCCTTGTCGGAATATGCATATCTCCGATACAGATAGAAAGTCCGGATTTGGTGGCATACTTGAATCCTATCTCTTTTATTTTGTCGAGGAACGCCACAGTATCACGATGACCTGCATCCCTGTAACACCTGTCTATAAGCTTTGTGAGCTCTTTCTTGTTCATGACCTTGTTGGCAAGCTCGAAAGGCAGTTTTGAGGGCAATATCTCGCTGAGGAATACCCTGCCTACTGTCGTATCAACAAGACCTCCGTTGTGGCGCATCCTGATCTTTGCATGCTCCTCAACCACTCCTGCCTCACAAGCAACCCGGACCTCTACAGGAGAAGAGAACACCCTCCCTTCGCCTTTGGCTCCGGCCCGTTCCTTTGTCAGATAATAACAGCCCAGAACAATATCCTGTGTCGGTATAAGTACAGGCGCTCCATGGGCAGGTGAAAGGACGTTATTGACAGAGAGCATTAATACCCTTGCCTCAATCTGGGCCTCTACAGAAAGCGGTACATGGACAGCCATCTGATCACCGTCAAAATCCGCATTAAAGGCCATACAGACCAGGGGATGCAGCCTTATAGCCTTGCCTTCAATAAGGATTGGATCAAATGCCTGAATACCAAGCCTGTGAAGCGTAGGCGCCCTGTTTAGTAATACAGGATGCTCTTTCGTTACTTCCTCCAGGATATCCCACACCTCAGGCCTTTCCTTTTCCACCATCTTTTTTGCACTCTTTATTGTGGTGGCATACCCCTTTTCTTCAAGCCTGTGAAAAATAAACGGCTTGAATAATTCAAGAGCCATTTTTTTTGGAAGTCCGCACTGATGGAGTTTAAGTTCAGGACCAACTACTATGACAGATCTGCCGGAGTAATCCACCCTCTTGCCAAGAAGGTTCTGTCTGAACCTTCCCTGTTTTCCCTTCAGCATATCACTCAGAGACTTCAGCGGTCTTTTATTCGGTCCCCTGATTACCCTTCCCCTGCGGCCATTATCAAAAAGTGCATCAACAGCCTCCTGCAGCATCCTCTTCTCATTGCGGATGATGACGCCGGGGGCCTTTAATTCCATCAGCTTCTTGAGCCTGTTATTCCTGTTTATCACCCTTCTGTACAGGTCATTCAGGTCTGATGTGGCAAATCTTCCGCCGTCAAGCGGTACCAGCGGCCTCAGTTCAGGTGGAATAACCGGTATAACACTCATAATCATCCATTCAGGTTTATTGCCTGACTTTCTGAATGAATCAACAATCTTGAGCCTCTTGCTTAGCTTCTTTTTTACCGCCACACTGCTTGCATCTTCAATCTTCGTCTTGACTTCAGTGTAGAGCTGTTCCATATCTATCTTTACGAGAAGCTCCTTGATCGCTTCAGCGCCTGTTCCAGCTTTAAAGGCATTGCCATGCTGCTGAAGGAGCCTTCTGTATTCGTCTTCTGACAGGACATCCTTCACATTAAGATTAGCTGGTCCGGGATCAATTACTATATAGCTCTCAAAATAAAGGACCTTTTCCAGCTGCCTGAGAGTCATATCAAGGACATTGCCAATCCTGCTTGGAAGGCCTTTGAGAAACCAGATATGAGCAACAGGGGCCGCAAGTTCTATGTGCCCCATTCTCTCACGCCTTACCTTGGACTGTATAACTTCAACTCCGCATTTATCACAGACGATACCGCGGTGCTTCATCCTCTTGTATTTGCCGCAATTACATTCCCAGTCCTTTGTAGGGCCGAATATCTTGGCACAAAACAATCCATCCCTCTCAGGTTTAAAAGATCTGTAATTGATCGTTTCAGGCTTCTTGACCTCACCGTGAGACCACGACCTGATCTTATCCGAGGATGCTATCCGAATCCTTATTGCATCAAATGAGACCGCTTCCTTAGGCTTCTCAAACAGGCTATACAATTTTTCCCAGTCTCTGTCCTCTGTAAATGCCATTTAAACCTCCTTAGTTACCATCTTTGGACTTCAGTAATTCCACATCCAGCCCAAGACTCTGCAATTCCTTTATCAAAACGTTAAATGACTCAGGCAGTCCGGGTGTAAGGAAATTCTCTCCCTTAACGATTGCCTCATACATCTTTGAACGTCCCGGCACATCATCAGACTTGACTGTCAGGAATTCCTGCAGTGTCGCTGCAGCGCCATATGCCTGCAGGGCCCAGACTTCCATCTCTCCGAGCCTCTGTCCCCCGAACTGCGCCTTGCCGCCGAGTGGCTGCTGGGTTACAAGTGAATAAGGTCCGATTGATCTTGCATGGATCTTATCATCCACAAGATGGTGAAGTTTCATCATGTACATATATCCAACAGTAACTTCTCTGTCAAAAGGCTCTCCCTTACGGCCATCGTATAGAGTTGCCTGACCTGTAACAGAGCGCCCGCCTTCCTTAAGGAGGCCTATAATCTCATTTTCAGATGCGCCGTCAAATACTGATGTTGTTACATGAATTCCAAGCGCCCTCGCCGCCCACCCCAAATGTGTCTCGAGTATCTGGCCCACATTCATTCTTGACGGAACACCAAGTGGATTAAGGATCATTTCCACAGGCGTACCGTCAGCGAGATACGGCATATCTTCTTCCGGCATAATGACCGATACCACACCCTTGTTGCCATGGCGGCCGGCCATCTTATCTCCTACCGCCAGTTTTCTCTTTATTGCAATGTACACTTTGACCAGCTTTATAACTCCAGGCGGGAGCTCATCGCCTTTTCTGACCCTTCCAATCCTGTCCTCGTAGAAGGCCTGAAGCAGCTCTATCTGCTGCTGTGCATAATTGCATATCTCTTCAAACCTATCCGTATCATCCTGATTTTCCAGAACTATATCAATAAGTTCCTCGTCATTGATTTCCTTCAGTATATTCTCAGTCAATTCTTTTGACTTGGGCAATATAACCTTCTTCGTTACCGGATTGGCCACAGCCTTGCCGACGGTCTTGCCGGCAAAGAATTTCCTCAGCCTCCTGTTTCTGTCATCTTCAATGATCCTGACCTCTTCCTGCTGTTCTTTCTGCAGTCTTGACACCTCGTCATTTTCTATGCTCTTTGAACGCTCATCCTTCTCGACACCTTTTCTGGAGAATATTTTTACATCAACAACAGTGCCCTCTATACCAGGCGGCACTGTAAGTGAAACGTCTTTGACATCCCCGGCCTTTTCACCAAATATAGCCCTTAACAGCTTTTCTTCCGGTGTCAGCTGCGTCTCGCCTTTTGGTGCAACTTTTGCTACCAGGATGTCCCCGGGCACAACCTCTGCCCCTATCCGGACAATTCCGCTTTCATCAAGATTCCTGAGCAATTCTTCGCTCACATTCGGGATGTCTCTTGTTATTTCCTCCCGGCCAAGCTTGGTGTCCCTTGCCTCTATCTCAAACTCTTCAATGTGAATTGATGTATATCTGTCATCCTTGACAAGCCGTTCACTTATGATGATTGCATCTTCAAAGTTGTACCCTTCCCATGGCATGAAGGCTACAAGGATGTTCTGACCCAGCGCAAGCTCTCCCTGACTTGTTGCAGGCCCGTCTGCCAGCACCTCCCCTTTTTCAACCTTTTGACCGGCATTCACAATAGGCTTCTGGTTAATGCAGGTATTCTGATTTGACCTTTTAAACTTGGTCAGACTGTATACATCAAGGCTGATCCCTTCTGTAAGAGGTTTATCCTTTTTTGCCTTTGCATCCTGTTTTATTTCTTCTGCCCTTACAACAATACGGTTTGCATCAACATACTCAACAAACCCGGGCCGTTTTGCAAGGACTACCCTGCCTGAGTCTCTCGCCACGATTTTCTCCATTCCGGTGCCGACGAGCGGAGCATCCGTGTCCATCAGGGGCACAGCCTGCCTCTGCATATTGGATCCCATCAATGCCCTGTTGGCGTCATCATTTTCAAGGAACGGTATAAGAGACGTAGCCACACTTACGATCTGCTTTGGCGAAACATCCATAAACTCCACTCTATCCGATGAGACAGTTACAAAATCGCCGCCAAAGCGTGAAGAAACAGTCTCGGATGTTATTTTGCCTGACGCGTTTACAGGGGTATTTGCCTGTGCAATATAATACTTGTCTCCGTCAATTGCCGACAGATAGACAATGTCATCAGATACCCTGCCATTAACGACTTTTCTGTACGGCGACTCAATAAACCCGAATTCATTAACCCTCGCATAAGTTGACAGAGAAGTAATGAGTCCGATATTAGGACCTTCAGGTGTTTCAATAGGACATATTCGGCCATAATGCGTAGGATGAACGTCCCGCACCTCAAACCCTGCACGCTCTCTTGTTAACCCTCCCGGCCCGAGTGCTGATAGTCTTCTCTTGTGCGTAATCTCTGACAACGGATTGGTCTGATCCATAAACTGTGATAGCTGACTGCTGCCAAAAAACTCTTTAACTGCAGCAATAACTGATTTTGCATTAATCAGGTCATGCGGAAGGGCGCTCTCAAGGTCCAGTATATTCATACGCTCCTTAATACTCCGCTCCATCCTGGAGAGTCCGATCCTGAACTGATTCTCAAGAAGTTCACCAACACACCTGACCCTTCTGTTCCCAAGATGATCTATATCATCTATCTCTCCCTTATTTGATTTCAGGTTTACGAGGTACCTTATTGTTTCCACTATATCCTGAGGCGTAAGGCTCCTCTGGCTAAGGGGCACGTCAATCCCGAGTTTTTTGTTTAACTTGAGCCTTCCAACCGGTGCAAGGTCATAGCGCCTCGGATTAAAGAAGAGATTGTCAAAAATTATCTTTGCTGTTTCAGGGGTCGGGCTCTCGCCAGGGCGCAGTCTTTTATATATTTCAATGATAGCGCTTTCCTGCGTCTCAATATTTTCATGAGACAACGTATCCCTGATTATTGGGAATATTTGATAATTATCAATATAGAGAAGGTTAATCTTTTCAATTCCTGACTTCAGGATCTTGTCAATCAGTGCATCGGTAAGGATCGTATTGCTCCCGACTATAACCTCGCCTGTTGAAGGATCAACCACATCATCATAAATAATCCGGTCCACCATATCATCAGCAGCAACCGGCACCTCTTTTATACCCTGATTATCAAGTTTCTTTAGTATGCCATGGGTAATCCTGTTGCTCTTCTTGACAACAACCTCACCTGTCTGTTCATTAATTATGTCATACGGGACCCTGCTTCCATTAATTACTTTTGAGTCAACCTTGATGCAGAACTTATTGCCTCTGATCACAACATCTTCAATGGGATAGTAGAGCTTTAATATATCATGAGTGGAATAACCTATAGCCTTCAACAATATAGTAACAGGGAACTTCCTGCGCCTGTCAATCCTCGCATGCAGGATATCCTTGGTGTCAAATTCGAAATCAAGCCACGAACCTCTGTATGGTATTATTCTCGCTGAGAACAATACCTTGCCGCTTATGTGAGTTCTCCCCTTATCATGAGTAAAAAAAGTTCCAGGGGAGCGCTGGAGCTGACTGACAACAACCCTCTCGGTTCCGTTAATAATAAACGTGCCGTTCTCAGTCATCAGGGGCAGTTCGCCGAGATAGACCCATTGCTCTCTAACCTCTTTTGTGCTTTTTGCGCCGCTCTTTTCGTCCTTTTCAAGAATCTCCAGGTTAACCCTTATCTTCAGGGGCGCAGCAAACGTCATGCCCC contains:
- the rpoC gene encoding DNA-directed RNA polymerase subunit beta', with the protein product MAFTEDRDWEKLYSLFEKPKEAVSFDAIRIRIASSDKIRSWSHGEVKKPETINYRSFKPERDGLFCAKIFGPTKDWECNCGKYKRMKHRGIVCDKCGVEVIQSKVRRERMGHIELAAPVAHIWFLKGLPSRIGNVLDMTLRQLEKVLYFESYIVIDPGPANLNVKDVLSEDEYRRLLQQHGNAFKAGTGAEAIKELLVKIDMEQLYTEVKTKIEDASSVAVKKKLSKRLKIVDSFRKSGNKPEWMIMSVIPVIPPELRPLVPLDGGRFATSDLNDLYRRVINRNNRLKKLMELKAPGVIIRNEKRMLQEAVDALFDNGRRGRVIRGPNKRPLKSLSDMLKGKQGRFRQNLLGKRVDYSGRSVIVVGPELKLHQCGLPKKMALELFKPFIFHRLEEKGYATTIKSAKKMVEKERPEVWDILEEVTKEHPVLLNRAPTLHRLGIQAFDPILIEGKAIRLHPLVCMAFNADFDGDQMAVHVPLSVEAQIEARVLMLSVNNVLSPAHGAPVLIPTQDIVLGCYYLTKERAGAKGEGRVFSSPVEVRVACEAGVVEEHAKIRMRHNGGLVDTTVGRVFLSEILPSKLPFELANKVMNKKELTKLIDRCYRDAGHRDTVAFLDKIKEIGFKYATKSGLSICIGDMHIPTRKAAIIDDANKEIAEVEQQYSEGLITKGERYNKVIDIWAHVTEMVTVEMMRELGGSSEEKRAFNSIFMMADSGARGSTQQIRQLGGMRGLMAKPSGEIIETPITANFREGLTVMQYFISTHGARKGLADTALKTANSGYLTRRLVDVAQDVIITEIDCQSQDGIFVTPLVEGGEIIEPIEERILGRIPVDDIRDPITNDVIVPAREEINEERVAAIVEAGIDKVLIRSVLTCQSRRGVCIKCYGRDLGRGTLVDIGESVGIIAAQSIGEPGTQLTMRTFHIGGTASKVVEQTVLEAKNGGIIKYMNLNTVKNKEGDSVAMNRNGKIIIYDEEGREKEKYSVVYGARLKVADNQKVRGGQKLVEWDPHSMPILTEVGGKIAFGDIVDGVTMKEDVDEVTGLSRKVIVDFQGTSLRPRISIKDDANKTVKIPGASAVARYLLPTGAHIVVEKGNVVHPGDVLAKIPREITKTKDITGGLPRVAELFETRKPKEQAVISEIDGVVEFGGYVKGMRRVIVKNESGDTKEYFIPKGKHINVHEGDWVMAGEPLMDGSANPQDILSILGPKELQKYLVDEIQQVYRLQGVTINDKHIEVIVRQMLKKVKIEDTGDTDFLIGSQVDKFAFEEENERVVKNGGKPAIGMPVLMGITKAALTTDSFISAASFQETTRVLTEAAVSGKVDELLGLKENVIVGRLIPSGTGLPFYRESYIMSVSKRESDMPRENS
- the fusA gene encoding elongation factor G — translated: MSRQYSLDKTRNIGIMAHIDAGKTTSTERILYYTGASYKIGEVDEGTATMDWMEQEKERGITITSAATTCFWKDIRINIIDTPGHVDFTIEVERSLRVLDGAVAIFDAGQGVEPQSETVWRQADKYDVPRIAFINKMDKIGADFFESVKSMVGRLGANPVPVQIPIGAEGTFRGPVDLISMNAVYFDDETLGAKYVVDEIPEELRDLAQEYRDKMIEKLADCDESVMEKYIAGEEVTPDEIRAALRRGTIQMKITPVLCGSSFKNKGVQLLLDAISAYLPSPLDLPPVKGIDPKTNAEVERKSDDSEPFSALAFKIMTDPFVGQLTYFRVYSGVLNSGSYVYNSTKDTTERIGRILKMHANKREEIKAVYAGEIAAAVGLKNTTTGDTLCDKDKPVILERMEFPEPVIGIAIEPKTKTDQERMGVSLQKLAQEDPSFRIKSDEETGQTIISGMGELHLEIIVDRLLREFKVEANVGKPQVAYRETIRGKVESEGKYIRQTGGRGQYGHVWITVEPQAPGDGFVFENKIVGGSIPREYIPAVEKGIREALDSGVLAGYPVVDIKVSLFDGSYHDVDSSEMAFKIAGSMAFKDGARKANPVLLEPVMSLEVTVPEEYMGDVIGDINSRRGRIQGVRPRSAAQIITAEAPLSEMFGYATDLRSLTQGRATFTMQFARYEEAPRNISEQIVAKVKG
- the rpsG gene encoding 30S ribosomal protein S7, with protein sequence MPRHGWVKQRETRPDLKYNDVLVSKIVSIIMKDGRKSVAEGIFYGALDAIKEKTAAVDPVKIFRAAMDNVKPVVEVKSRRVGGASYQVPVDIRTPRRNALAIRWIVSYARARSGRNMCEKLAAEIMDAANGTGGAVKKKEDTHRMAEANKAFAHYRW
- the rpoB gene encoding DNA-directed RNA polymerase subunit beta; protein product: MSHPTIKGCIERKDFSKLPAKIEIPELLEIQKKSFEKFLQKDIAHEHREEMGLQAAFDSVFPISDFNGTAILRFTEYSLGEPKYEIWECIERGMTFAAPLKIRVNLEILEKDEKSGAKSTKEVREQWVYLGELPLMTENGTFIINGTERVVVSQLQRSPGTFFTHDKGRTHISGKVLFSARIIPYRGSWLDFEFDTKDILHARIDRRRKFPVTILLKAIGYSTHDILKLYYPIEDVVIRGNKFCIKVDSKVINGSRVPYDIINEQTGEVVVKKSNRITHGILKKLDNQGIKEVPVAADDMVDRIIYDDVVDPSTGEVIVGSNTILTDALIDKILKSGIEKINLLYIDNYQIFPIIRDTLSHENIETQESAIIEIYKRLRPGESPTPETAKIIFDNLFFNPRRYDLAPVGRLKLNKKLGIDVPLSQRSLTPQDIVETIRYLVNLKSNKGEIDDIDHLGNRRVRCVGELLENQFRIGLSRMERSIKERMNILDLESALPHDLINAKSVIAAVKEFFGSSQLSQFMDQTNPLSEITHKRRLSALGPGGLTRERAGFEVRDVHPTHYGRICPIETPEGPNIGLITSLSTYARVNEFGFIESPYRKVVNGRVSDDIVYLSAIDGDKYYIAQANTPVNASGKITSETVSSRFGGDFVTVSSDRVEFMDVSPKQIVSVATSLIPFLENDDANRALMGSNMQRQAVPLMDTDAPLVGTGMEKIVARDSGRVVLAKRPGFVEYVDANRIVVRAEEIKQDAKAKKDKPLTEGISLDVYSLTKFKRSNQNTCINQKPIVNAGQKVEKGEVLADGPATSQGELALGQNILVAFMPWEGYNFEDAIIISERLVKDDRYTSIHIEEFEIEARDTKLGREEITRDIPNVSEELLRNLDESGIVRIGAEVVPGDILVAKVAPKGETQLTPEEKLLRAIFGEKAGDVKDVSLTVPPGIEGTVVDVKIFSRKGVEKDERSKSIENDEVSRLQKEQQEEVRIIEDDRNRRLRKFFAGKTVGKAVANPVTKKVILPKSKELTENILKEINDEELIDIVLENQDDTDRFEEICNYAQQQIELLQAFYEDRIGRVRKGDELPPGVIKLVKVYIAIKRKLAVGDKMAGRHGNKGVVSVIMPEEDMPYLADGTPVEMILNPLGVPSRMNVGQILETHLGWAARALGIHVTTSVFDGASENEIIGLLKEGGRSVTGQATLYDGRKGEPFDREVTVGYMYMMKLHHLVDDKIHARSIGPYSLVTQQPLGGKAQFGGQRLGEMEVWALQAYGAAATLQEFLTVKSDDVPGRSKMYEAIVKGENFLTPGLPESFNVLIKELQSLGLDVELLKSKDGN
- a CDS encoding 30S ribosomal protein S12 — translated: MPTINQLVRKGRTKVKSKTKSPALKSSPQKRGVCIRVYTSTPKKPNSALRKVARVRLTNGMEVTAYIPGEGHNLQEHSIVLVRGGRVKDLPGVRYHIVRGTLDSAGVQNRKRGRSKYGAKTPK